The following DNA comes from Methanotorris formicicus Mc-S-70.
GGTACGAAAGAAAAATTCTTATCATTGAAGGTAGGAATACCTTTCATTTCATTCCCACAAGATGACTACCCATTTACAGGATTTGTAGGCTTCTTAAATTTTGCAAAAGAAGTATATAGAAACATATACCACCCAATTTGGAAAATGATTGAATTTAATATGGGCTGTTTCCTTAAATGAAACATTAGAAATAATTATATACTTTTGAAACATTATAGTTATTCATAATTTGTCGTAAAAAGAAAAAAAAGGTTGTTGAAGATGTCAAACGAATATTTAGAGACAGTTAAACTAACTGCAAGATTTAAAATAAAAGAAATTCCCAACGAATTAACCAATATATTCCCAACCTATAAAACAATCGTTAATAACCTATTAAATTATGCTTTTAAAAATAATATTACAAGTTTTAAACGATTAAAGTCAGAAAAGTATAAGGATTTGAGAGGGAAGTATAAAAAACTACCCTCTCATTATTTATATACTGCATGTCAAATGGCAACCTCAATATTTAAAAGTTGGAGAAAGAGGCATAGAAAGGGAAAGGCAAGTAAAAAACCTGACTTTAAAGGCAGTGTAATAATGTTAGATGACCATTTATTTAAATTGGATTTAGATAAGGGTTTAGCAAGAATTTCAACGCCTTATGGAAGAGTTGAAGTAGAACTTTACTCCTCAGATTATCACAAAAAGTTTAAGGATTGGAAGGTTGGACAAGCATGGATTGTTAGAAAAAAGAATGATTATTATTTAAATGTCGTATTCTCAAAAAATATTTTGATTAAAGAGGGAGAAAACGTTGTAGGAGTTGATTTAAATGAGAATAACGTTACTATTGCCACTGATGAGAATATAATCCAAATTATAACTAATGAGAGAACTATTCGAACTTCTTATTATGTTAAAAGGAGAAAAATACAAGAGAAGATTAGATTGGGAGATAAAAAGAAGGAATTATTAGAAAAGTATGGGGAGAGGGAGAGGAATAAGATTGTTGATATTTATCATAAGGTTGCTAATAAGATTATTGAGATTGCCAAAAAGGTTGGTGGTGTTATTGCCTTAGAAAACTTGAAGGAGATTAGGGAAAAGGTTAATTATTTTAAAAAGTTGAATGGTCGCTTGCATAGATGGAGTTTTAGAAAATTGCAAGAGTTTATTAAGTATAAGGCAAAACTTAATGGGGTTAGGGTTGTTTTTGTAAATCCGCATTATACTTCATCCCGATGCCCGATATGTGGGGG
Coding sequences within:
- a CDS encoding RNA-guided endonuclease InsQ/TnpB family protein; protein product: MSNEYLETVKLTARFKIKEIPNELTNIFPTYKTIVNNLLNYAFKNNITSFKRLKSEKYKDLRGKYKKLPSHYLYTACQMATSIFKSWRKRHRKGKASKKPDFKGSVIMLDDHLFKLDLDKGLARISTPYGRVEVELYSSDYHKKFKDWKVGQAWIVRKKNDYYLNVVFSKNILIKEGENVVGVDLNENNVTIATDENIIQIITNERTIRTSYYVKRRKIQEKIRLGDKKKELLEKYGERERNKIVDIYHKVANKIIEIAKKVGGVIALENLKEIREKVNYFKKLNGRLHRWSFRKLQEFIKYKAKLNGVRVVFVNPHYTSSRCPICGGRMSPNGHRVLKCECCGCIADRDVVGSLNIMIRGFKAIKPKDVGSSVPPESYPMKLGGWKVIRYACFNCFKISG